In Streptomyces ambofaciens ATCC 23877, a single genomic region encodes these proteins:
- a CDS encoding PhoH family protein, translated as MTQTPSAHSPAQGKARAQFTVPAQHPMVTVLGSGDSLLRVIEKAFPAADIHVRGNEISAVGDPHDVALIQRVFDEMMLVLRTGQPMTEDAVERSIAMLKASENGESDGQETPAEVLTQNILSSRGRTIRPKTLNQKRYVDAIDKHTIVFGIGPAGTGKTYLAMAKAVQALQSKQVNRIILTRPAVEAGERLGFLPGTLYEKIDPYLRPLYDALHDMLDPDSIPRLMAAGTIEVAPLAYMRGRAQPVFTNVLTPDGWRPIGDLQVGDLVVGSNGEPTPVLGVYPQGEKDIYRVTAQDGSWTLCCGEHLWTVRTASDKRRDKPWRVLETQDMIGDLRAAHARRYELPLLTAPVQLPEREVPMDPYALGLLLGDGCLTGSTTPSFATEDEELAGALEAALPGVKVRHRGGPDYVLNQVRAPGDVITLENPVTRVLRQLDLLRTRSHSKFVPDDYLRNSADVRLAVLQGLLDADGGPVTQKDRTCRIQYTTTSILLRDDVISLVRSLGGVAYTRRRAAEGRKPGLAQGREVAHRYDAHIIDIRLPEGIEPFRLARKRDAYHGAGGGGRPVRFIDSIEPAGREETVCIQVAAEDSLYVTQDYLLTHNTLNDAFIILDEAQNTSPEQMKMFLTRLGFESKIVITGDVTQVDLPGGTKSGLRQVQDILEGLDDVHFSRLSSQDVVRHKLVGRIVDAYEQYDSRNGTENGGHNGGRTPRSGAKAKGK; from the coding sequence ATGACTCAGACACCCTCAGCTCACTCTCCCGCGCAGGGGAAGGCGAGAGCACAGTTCACCGTCCCCGCCCAGCACCCCATGGTGACCGTGCTGGGGTCCGGTGACTCCCTCCTGCGCGTGATCGAGAAGGCCTTCCCGGCGGCCGACATCCACGTCCGGGGAAACGAGATCAGCGCGGTCGGCGACCCCCATGACGTCGCCCTGATCCAGCGCGTTTTCGACGAGATGATGCTGGTGCTCCGCACGGGGCAGCCGATGACGGAGGACGCAGTGGAACGCTCGATCGCCATGCTCAAGGCGAGCGAGAACGGGGAGAGCGACGGCCAGGAAACCCCGGCCGAGGTGCTCACGCAGAACATCCTGTCCTCGCGAGGCCGCACGATCCGCCCCAAGACGCTGAACCAGAAGCGGTACGTCGACGCGATCGACAAGCACACCATCGTCTTCGGCATCGGCCCCGCGGGCACCGGCAAGACCTACCTGGCGATGGCCAAGGCGGTGCAGGCCCTGCAGTCCAAGCAGGTCAACCGCATCATCCTGACCCGCCCGGCGGTCGAGGCCGGCGAGCGGCTCGGATTCCTGCCGGGCACGCTCTACGAGAAGATCGACCCGTATCTGCGCCCGCTGTACGACGCGCTGCACGACATGCTCGACCCCGACTCGATCCCGCGGCTGATGGCGGCGGGCACGATCGAGGTCGCGCCGCTGGCGTACATGCGCGGCCGGGCGCAACCGGTCTTCACGAACGTCCTGACACCCGACGGCTGGCGTCCCATCGGCGACCTCCAGGTCGGTGACCTGGTCGTCGGCTCCAACGGGGAGCCGACTCCGGTCCTGGGCGTCTACCCGCAGGGCGAGAAGGACATCTACCGCGTCACGGCCCAGGACGGCTCCTGGACGCTGTGCTGCGGGGAGCACCTGTGGACGGTCCGTACCGCGTCCGACAAGCGCCGTGACAAGCCCTGGCGGGTTCTGGAGACCCAGGACATGATCGGCGACCTGCGCGCGGCTCACGCTCGCCGGTACGAGCTGCCCCTGCTCACGGCACCGGTGCAGCTTCCCGAACGCGAAGTTCCCATGGACCCGTACGCGTTGGGTCTGCTGCTCGGTGACGGGTGCCTGACGGGCTCCACCACCCCCTCCTTCGCCACGGAGGACGAGGAGCTGGCAGGCGCTCTGGAGGCCGCACTGCCAGGCGTCAAGGTCCGTCACCGCGGTGGCCCGGACTACGTACTCAACCAGGTCAGGGCTCCCGGGGATGTGATCACCCTGGAGAACCCGGTCACGCGAGTCCTGCGTCAGCTGGACCTGCTGCGTACCCGTTCGCACAGCAAGTTCGTCCCGGACGACTATCTGCGGAACTCCGCCGATGTCCGGCTGGCCGTGCTCCAGGGCCTGCTCGACGCCGACGGGGGCCCGGTCACCCAGAAGGACCGGACCTGCCGCATCCAGTACACGACGACCTCGATCCTGCTGCGTGACGACGTGATCTCGCTGGTCAGGTCGCTGGGCGGAGTGGCGTACACGCGTCGCCGCGCTGCCGAAGGCCGCAAGCCGGGTCTCGCGCAGGGCCGCGAGGTCGCTCATCGCTACGACGCCCACATCATCGACATCCGCCTCCCGGAAGGCATCGAACCCTTCCGGCTGGCCCGCAAGCGCGACGCGTACCACGGGGCCGGAGGCGGCGGACGCCCCGTGCGGTTCATCGACAGCATCGAGCCCGCGGGGCGGGAGGAGACCGTCTGCATCCAGGTGGCGGCCGAGGACTCGTTGTACGTCACCCAGGACTACCTGCTGACGCACAACACGCTCAACGACGCCTTCATCATCCTGGACGAGGCCCAGAACACCAGCCCCGAGCAGATGAAGATGTTCCTCACCCGGCTCGGCTTCGAATCGAAGATCGTGATCACGGGTGACGTGACGCAGGTCGACCTGCCCGGCGGGACGAAGTCGGGTCTGCGGCAGGTGCAGGACATCCTGGAGGGCCTGGACGACGTGCACTTCTCCCGGCTGTCGTCCCAGGACGTCGTCCGGCACAAGCTGGTGGGCCGTATCGTCGACGCGTACGAGCAGTACGACAGCAGGAACGGCACCGAGAACGGCGGCCACAACGGCGGCCGGACACCGAGAAGCGGTGCCAAGGCCAAGGGGAAGTAG
- the ybeY gene encoding rRNA maturation RNase YbeY: MSIDVNNESGTEVDEQAILDIARYALARMRIHPLSELSVIVVDADAMEQLHIQWMDLPGPTDVMSFPMDELRPPAKDEDEPPQGLLGDIVLCPEVAAKQGTEAPTQHSMDEELQLLTVHGVLHLLGYDHEEPDEKAEMFGLQAAIVDGWRAEKGLTGPSPAPTVS; the protein is encoded by the coding sequence ATGTCGATCGACGTCAACAACGAGTCCGGAACCGAGGTCGACGAGCAGGCGATCCTCGACATCGCCCGCTACGCGCTCGCGCGGATGCGCATCCACCCGCTCTCCGAGCTCTCGGTGATCGTCGTGGACGCCGACGCCATGGAGCAGCTCCACATCCAGTGGATGGACCTGCCGGGGCCGACGGATGTCATGTCCTTCCCGATGGACGAGCTGCGTCCGCCGGCCAAGGACGAGGACGAGCCGCCGCAGGGGCTGCTCGGCGACATCGTGCTCTGCCCCGAGGTCGCCGCCAAGCAGGGCACCGAGGCACCGACGCAGCACTCCATGGACGAGGAGCTCCAGCTCCTCACCGTCCACGGGGTGCTGCACCTGCTCGGCTACGACCACGAGGAGCCGGACGAGAAGGCCGAGATGTTCGGTCTCCAGGCGGCCATCGTGGACGGCTGGCGTGCGGAGAAGGGCCTGACCGGCCCGTCCCCGGCCCCGACCGTCTCATGA